A single Vigna radiata var. radiata cultivar VC1973A chromosome 8, Vradiata_ver6, whole genome shotgun sequence DNA region contains:
- the LOC106770353 gene encoding uncharacterized protein LOC106770353, translating to MEIFKKLEINIPFLEVLQQMPSYAKFLKELLTKKRKYIEEETIEVQGNYSAIIQKLLPAKLKDSGSFTIPCTIGNISVGKAQIELGASINLMPLSMFEKIEGLELKPTQMNLQLADRSLKYLYGVAEDVLVKVDKFLFLVDFVILEMEEDVNVPLILGRPFMKTARVLIDVENDKLKVRVQDEEVNFDVF from the coding sequence atggagatcttcaagaaactTGAGATCAACATACCTTTCTTAGAAGTCCTGCAACAAATGCCTTCATATGCCAAATTCCTAAAGGAGCTCCTCACTAAGAAAAGGAAGTACATTGAAGAGGAGACCATTGAAGTTCAAGGAAACTACAGTGCTATCATACAAAAGCTGCTACCTGCCAAGTTGAAAGATTCAGGAAGCTTCACCATTCCTTGCACTATTGGGAATATCTCTGTTGGAAAAGCACAAATTGAATTGGGAGCCAGTATTAATCTCATGCCACTCTCCATGTTTGAAAAGATTGAAGGTTTGGAACTCAAGCCTACCCAGATGAATCTTCAACTAGCAGATAGATCTCTAAAATATCTTTATGGGGTGGCTGAAGATGTGCTTGTGAAGGTGgacaaatttctttttcttgtggACTTTGTCATcttggagatggaggaagatGTGAATGTGCCTCTTATTCTGGGGAGACCTTTTATGAAGACTGCAAGAGTTTTGATTGATGTGGAAAACGACAAGCTAAAGGTAAGGGTGCAAGATGAGGAAGTAAACTTTGATGTTTTTTAA